From a single Cryptococcus neoformans var. neoformans B-3501A chromosome 3, whole genome shotgun sequence genomic region:
- a CDS encoding hypothetical protein (Match to ESTs gb|CF183864.1|CF183864, gb|CF183863.1|CF183863, gb|CF183482.1|CF183482; HMMPfam hit to FDX-ACB, Ferredoxin-fold anticodon binding domain, score: 97.0, E(): 4.6e-26; HMMPfam hit to tRNA-synt_2d, tRNA synthetases class II core domain (F), score: 243.9, E(): 2.7e-70), with the protein MAALVSLLRARPGPRLPVAARATLATRLQSTAPPPYVINGQAFPRDAHSNTPPSILAKTDRSLHLRPAHPIAILRRIIERHFADYTPLAPASPAVSVWQNFDQLGFPPDHPGRSPSDSYYLNKDYMLRTHTSAHEVESYRRGLDRWLLSADVYRRDEIDGSHYPVFHQMEGTHVWPVSELHTLPALNAQLEASLAACPILIEDTTRISPSNPYQPTHDPVHAAEITKHLKHSLNGLIFRLFGHVAAQRQGGGAPKEPLRVRWIEAYFPFTSPSYEVEVWWEGEWLELLGCGVVMQKTLDEAGVPDKAGWAFGLGLERLSMVLFSIPDIRLFWTTDQRFHSQFSQDQITTFVPYSRYPECYKDMSFWLPVGSVGVAGSEGETKTGSGSAAAGVSAAGGKGRVFHENDYFEIVREVAGDLVETVSLIDEFTHPKTNRQSRCYRLNYRHMDRSLSNEEVNVLQQEVQKRVVEEMGIEMR; encoded by the exons ATGGCCGCCCTCGTGTCGCTCCTCCGCGCCCGCCCCGGGCCCCGGCTGCCTGTGGCCGCCCGCGCCACGCTCGCCACCCGCCTCCAGTCCACCGCCCCGCCGCCTTACGTGATCAACGGCCAGGCGTTCCCACGTGACGCGCACTCGAACACGCCCCcctccatcctcgccaAGACAGACCGCAGCCTCCACCTGCGCCCCGCCCACCCGatcgccatcctccgccGGATCATCGAGCGCCACTTTGCCGACTACACCCCCCTCGCGCCCGCCTCCCCCGCCGTGTCCGTGTGGCAGAACTTTGACCAGCTCGGCTTCCCCCCCGACCACCCGGGCCGCAGCCCGTCGGACAGCTACTACCTCAACAAAGACTACATGCTGCGCACCCACACCAGCGCCCACGAGGTCGAGAGCTACCGCCGCGGCCTCGACAGGTGGCTGCTCAGCGCAGACGTGTACAGGCGGGACGAGATCGACGGCTCGCACTACCCCGTCTTCCACCAGATGGAGGGCACGCACGTCTGGCCGGTCTCCGAGCTCCATACGCTGCCCGCGCTCAACGCCCAGCTCGAGGCGTCCCTCGCAGCGTGCCCGATCCTCATCGAGGACACCACCCGGATCTCGCCCTCCAACCCGTACCAACCCACCCACGACCCCGTCCACGCGGCCGAAATCACGAAACACCTCAAGCACTCGCTCAACGGCCTCATCTTCCGTCTTTTCGGCCACGTGGCCGCCCAAAGGCAGGGCGGAGGAGCGCCAAAGGAACCCCTCCGCGTCCGCTGGATCGAGGCGTATTTCCCGTTCACCTCGCCGAGCTACGAAGTCGAAGTCTGGTGGGAGGGCGAATGGCTCGAACTGCTGGGGTGCGGCGTCGTCATGCAGAAGACACTGGACGAAGCCGGCGTGCCCGACAAGGCAGGCTGGGCATTCGGACTCGGCCTCGAACGGCTGTCCATggtcctcttctccatccctgATATCCGTCTGTTCTGGACAACCGACCAGCGCTTCCACTCGCAGTTTTCACAGGACCAGATCACGACGTTTGTACCGTACAGTCGCTACCCCGAATGCTATAAAGACATGAGCTTTTGGCTGCCCGTGGGGTCCGTCGGAGTCGCCGGGAGCGAGGGCGAAACTAAAACAGGTAGCGGCAGTGCTGCAGCAGGAGTGAGCGCAGCCggggggaagggaagagtgTTCCACGAGAATGATTATTTTGAAATCGTCCGAGAAGTCGCAGGCGATCTCGTCGAGACCGTCTCCCTT ATCGACGAATTCACCCACCCGAAAACCAACCGCCAATCCCGATGCTACCGACTCAACTACAGGCACATGGACAGGTCGTTATCAAACGAGGAAGTGAATGTGTTGCAGCAAGAGGTGCagaagagggtggtggaggagatggggattGAGATGCGGTAG